CACCGCCGGATCCAGCGGTGGGGCCGACCGCCCGGCCGGCGGCGACCCGTGGCGACCGGACACGCTTGTCAACGTCTACTCGGTGGGCAAGCCGGTGGCCGCGCTCTGCCTGTTGATGCTGGTCGACCGGGGTCGGGTCGATCTCGACGCGCCGGTCGCCCGATACTGGCCGGAGTTCCGCACCCCGGCCACCGTGCGTCAGGTGTTGTCGCACACCGCCGGGCTGCCGGCCTTCCCGGTGCCCCGACCGGCCACCGCCATCGCCGACTGGGCGCTGCTGACCGGCGACCTCGCCGCCGCCGACCCCGAGTGGGCGCCCGGCTCGGTGGCCGGAGAGCACGCCTGGACGTACGGGCACCTGGTGGGCGAGCTGGTCCGCCGGATGGACGGCCGGTCGGTGGGCCGATTCCTGGCCGAGGAGATCGCCGGCCGGTGGCTGATCGACCTCGGCTTCGGGCTGTCCGAGGCCGATCAGCGGCGCTGTGCGGACCTGCGCTACGGCGACCCGGAGTGGCCGACGAGGATGCTCGGCGAGCCCGGCTCGCTGCGTGCCCGCTCGATGGACAACCCACCCGGCGGACGGGACCTGGCCATGCTCAACAGCCCGCTCTGGCGCGGTGCCGAGGTGCCCGCGGTCAACCTGCACGCCACCGCGTCCGGCCTGGCCCGGCTCTACGCCGGCCTGCTCGCCGGCGGTGTCCTGGACGGCGTCCGGCTGGTCAGCCCGGAGCTGGTGGCCGAGGCGACCCGGGTCCAGTACGACGGGCCGGATCTGGTGCTGGACCGTCCGGTCCAGTGGACGCTGGGCATGCAGTGGGAGCCGGACGGCAGTTGGGGCATGGGCGGCATCGGCGGCAGCAGCGCGTGGGCCGACCCGGAGCGCGGATACACCTTCGCGTACGCCACGGCGCAGTTGGCCGAGCACGACCGGGTGGACGAGCTGGTCGAGGCGCTGCACTCGTGCCTGTGACCGACCGTTAGGAAGGGCCCCTTGTACAACACCAGGCGTTAATAAGGTGCCCTTCCTTTCGGGCCGGGGATGGCGACCGGGGTGCCGGCCGAGGTGAGCAGGGCGCGGGCGGCCACCGCCATCCTGCGCCGCTGCGGCACCAGGGCCCGCCGGGCGAAGACGTCGTATCCCTGCGCGGCCACTTCGTCCAGGATGCCGCCGTAGAGGGCGTACGCGGTGCGCATGCAGGCCTGCGAGGCCGGCGCGAGCATGGTGATGCCGGGCGCGGCGGCGGCGTAGTGCGCCAGGGCCCGGGTCACCTCGTACTCGATCAGCTCGCGGATCCGGGGTGTCCCGCGACCCCGGGCGCGGGCGTGGACCAGCTCGTCGTTTGTGACGCCGAACTTCGCCAGGTCCTCGTCCGGCAGGTAGGTGCGGCCCCGGTCGAGGTCCTCGGCGACGTCCCGGATGAAGTTCGTGAGCTGGAAGGCGAAGCCGAGCTGCCGAGCCGGCTCCCGGGCCGCGACCGGGTCGGAGCTGCCCAGGATCGGCAGCATCATGGTGCCGATGACCGCCGCAGAGCCCTCCATGTAGTCGAGCAGATGGTCGTAGGTCGGGTACGCGGTGACCGTCAGGTCCATCGCCATGCTCTTCAGGAACGATGCGAAGTCGTTCCGGTCTAGATTGAAGACGGCGATCGTGTGCAGCACGGCCGGCAGCAGCGGGTCGTCGACCGACGCGCCGTGCAGGCCCGCCATGAAGCGGCTGGCCCAGTAGTCCAGCCGGGCGGCCCGCTCGGCCGGCGGCAGGTCCTCGGTCCGGTCCACGATCTCGTCGGCGTAGCGGGTGAATCCGTAGAGCGCGTGCACGTGCCGCCGTTTCCAGGCGGGGAGCAGCCTGGTGGCGAGATAGTAGGTGCGACCGTGGCGCCTGTGCAGCTCACGGCACCGGTCATAGGCAGCGGTGAGATCTGGGTCCACCGGCCCTCCTCGTTTATCGACGCACCAATCGACGCAACTCGTAAGCCTAGGGTACGCTCGGCCGCATGGCCAACGAAGCAGTTGCCGGTAGCGCGATCCGCGTGGCGCCGGCACGGCCGGGCGATGGGGACAATCCGGTCCGCGCCGTGCTGGCCGCGTACACCCAGGACCTGATCACGGCGGTGGACGACACTCTGACCACCTTCCTCACCGCCGAGGTCGACTCGCTCGCCGAGATCGACGCGGCGATGGGCGAATTCGCGGCCTCCGCGCGAACAGCCGTGCTGGCCGGCGGCAAGCGGATCCGGCCCACCTTCGCGTACTGGGGCTGGCGCGGGGCCGTCGGTGGCGGCGAGCCACTGCCACCGGTGCTGCCCGCGTTGGCCGCCCTCGAGCTGCTGCACACCTTCGCGCTCGTGCACGACGACGTCATGGACTCCTCCACCACCCGCCGCGGCCGGCCCACCACCCATGTCGCCCTCGCCGCGAAACACGTCGCCGCCGGCCACCGGGGCGACCCCGGCCGGTTCGGCGAAGCGGTCGCGGTGCTCATCGGCGATCTCTGCATGGTCTGGGCCGATCGGCTGCTGGCGTGTGCCAGCGTGGCGCCGGCCCGACTGTTCGAGGTCCGCCGGTGCTACGACCAGATGCGGGTGGAGACGATCGCCGGGCAGTATCTGGACGTGCTCGGCGAGAACGACGTGGCCAACTGGTCGATCGATCGCGCGCTGCGGGTGGCCCGCTACAAGACGGCCAGCTACACGGTCCAGCGACCGCTGCTCTACGGCGCCTGCCTGGCCGGGGTGTCCGCCGATGACCCGCTGGCCGCCACGTACACCCGCTACGGCCTGGCCGTCGGCGAGGCGTTCCAGCTCCGCGACGATCTGCTCGGCGCCTACGGCGACCCGGCCGCCACCGGCAAGCCGTCCGGCGACGACCTGCGCACCGGCAAGCCGACCGCGTTGCTCATGCTGGCCCGGCAGTTGGCCACCCCGGCCCAGCTCAGGGAGTTGGACCGGGCCGGCGAGGGCCGGGTCGACCGGCTGGCCGAGCTGATCGCCGACACCGGGGCGGTGGCCCGGGTGGAGCGGATGATCGCCGAGCGGGTTGGTGACGCGCTGGCCGCGCTCGACGCCACCCCACTGGACCGGACGGCACGAACCGCGCTGACCGGGCTGGCCACCGCCGCCACCAACCGGCGGGCCTGATGAACGACTTCTCCAAGGAGGTGGCCGCGTGCGGACGGTGACGGGACGGACGGATCGGGTGGTGGTCGTCGGCGCCGGGTTGGGTGGGCTGGCCTGCGCGCTGCACCTGGCCGGCAGCGGCCGGCAGGTGACCGTGCTGGAACGGGAGCCGGTGCCGGGCGGGCGGGCCGGGCGGCTCACCGCGGACGGCTACGAGTTCGACACCGGCCCGACCGTGCTCACCATGCCCGAGCTGATCGCCGAAGCGCTCGGCGCGGTCGGGGAGGAGCTGCGCGACTGGCTAGACCTGACGCCACTCGACCCGGCCTACCGGGCGTACTACCCGGACGGCTCGACCCTCGACGTGCTGACCGACACCACCCGGATGGCGGCCGAGATCTCCCGGGTCTGCGGGCCCCGCGAGGCCGACGGCTACCTGCGCTTCGTCGACTACGCGCGGGAGCTGTGGCGGCTGGAGCGGGCCGACTTCATCGAGCGCAACCTGGACGCGCCGACCGACCTGATCACCGGCAACCTGCTCAAGCTGCTCGCCGGCGGCGCATTCCGCCGACTCCAGACGAAGATCAACCAGTTCTTCCGCGACCCGCGCACCCAGCGGATCTTCTCCTTCCAGGCGATGTACGCCGGGCTCGCCCCACACGACGCGCTGGCCATCTACGCGGTCATCGCGTACCTCGACTCGGTGGCCGGGGTCTACTTCCCGCGCGGCGGCATCCACGCCGTCTCCCGGGCGATGGCCGGCGCCGCCGAGAAACACGGCGTGCAGATCCGGTACGACACCACGGTGACCCGGGTGGAGACCGCGAACGGCCGGGCCACCGGCGTACTCACCGCCGACGGCGAGCTGGTGCCGGCGGACGTGGTGGTGCTCAACCCCGACCTGCCGGTCGCGTACCGGGACCTGCTCCCCGCAGCCCGCCAGCGCCGGCTCACCTACTCGCCGTCCTGCGTCGTCCTGCACGTCGGGTCACGGCAGGGATATGCGAAGATCGCCCACCACAACATCCACTTCGGGCGCGCGTGGAAGGGCACCTTCGATGAGGTCATCCGCCGGGGCGAGCTGATGACCGACCCGTCGCTGCTGGTCACCAACCCGAGCCGGACCGATCCGTCGGTGGCTCCACCGGACCGGCACACCTACTACGTGCTCGCCCCGGTGCCCAACCTCGACCGGGCCCCGTTCGAATGGCGTGGCGACCTGACCCGGCGCTACGGCGACCAGCTGATCGGCACCCTGGAGGAGCGCGGCTACGTCGGCTTCGGCGCCGGGGTGGAGGTGCTGCGGGCGATCACGCCAGCCGAATGGGCGGAGCAGGGCATGGCCGCCGGGACCCCGTTCGCCGCCGCGCACACCCTCTTCCAGACCGGTCCGTTCCGCCCGTCGAACCTGCACCGCGACCTGTCGAACGTGGTCTTCGTCGGTTCCGGCACCCAGCCCGGGGTCGGCGTGCCGATGGTGCTGATCTCCGGCAAGCTGGCCGCCGGCCGGATCACCGGGGAGGGCCGGTGAGCAACCGCGAGGAGCACCTCGTCGAGCTGGTGGACGACGCCGGCCGCGCCCGCGGCGAGATCACCGTCGCCGCCGCCCACCAGCCGCCAGGGCATCTGCACCGGGCCTTCTCGGTGCTGCTGGTGGACCCGGACGGTCAGGTGCTGCTCCAGCGGCGGGCAGCGGTCAAGACGCGGTTCCCGCTGCGCTGGGCCAACTCCTGCTGCGGCCACCCCCAACCTGGCGAACCGCTCGCCGAGGCGGCCAACCGGCGGCTGCGCGAGGAGCTGGGCACCGGCCCGGTCGAGCTGACCGAGGTGGGTGTCTACGTGTACTACGCCGAGGACCCGGCCACCGGGCGGGTCGAGTTCGAGTACGACCACGTCCTGCGCGGCGAGTTCCGCCCCGCCGCACCGCTGCTACCCGACCCGGACGAGGTGGCCGAGCTGCGCTGGGCCGACCCCGCCGCCCTGGAGGCCGAGCTCGACCGGGACCCCCGGTCGTACGCACCCTGGCTGGGTGGGGTGGTGAACCGGCTGCTGCGCCCCTCGGAGTCGACGTCCGGCGCACCCGACCCGGCCGTGACCCCCTCCGGATCGTCGGCGGATGACGCGGCGGAGCGGTCAGGTGGCCGATGACGCGCTGAGCGCGGGCGCGGTCGCACGCCGGCTGGGGGTCGCGGTCACCACGCTGCGCACCTGGCACCAGCGCTACGGGCTCGGTCCCAGCGAGCACATCCCGGGCCACCACCGCCGGTACACGCCGGCCGACCTGGCCCGGCTCGAAATCATGCGACGGCTCACCGCCGAGGGGGTCAGCCCCGCCGAGGCGGCCCGTTGGGCCCGCCAGACGCCCGATCCCACGCCCGCCGACGCCGTCACCCGGAGCCGGATCCGCCCGCCGGCTCGCGACGGCGGCGGAACCATCCCGGTAGGCCGTGCCGGCCCGGCCGCCAGAGGGCTGGCCCGGGCCGCCATGCGGCTGGACGCGGCGGCGATCAGCGAGACGATCGCGCAGGCCCTGGCCGCCGGCGGAGTGGTCGAAACCTGGGATCACCTGCTGCGCCCGGTCCTCGTCGGCATCGGTGACCGGCACGCCGCCACCGGCGGCCTGATCGAGGTGGAACACCTCGTCTCCCGCTGCGTGTCGGAGGCGTTCGCGGCGAGCAGCCGGGCCGCCGCGGCCGGCGGACCGGCCCGGATCCTGCTCTCCTGCGCCGATGAGGAGCAGCACAGCCTGCCGCTGGAGGCGTTGGGCGCCGCGCTCGCCGAGGCCGGGCTCACCTACCGGATGCTCGGCGCCCGGGTGCCGGTGGCCGCCCTCGTCGAGGCGGTGACCCGGACCGGGCCGGCCGCTGTGGTGCTCTGGTCGCACACCCGGGCCACCGCGGACCCGGCTCAGCTCAGCGCGCTGCTCGCCGCACCCCGCCGCCCGCTGCTGGTCCTCGCCGCCGGCCCCGGCTGGCTGGCCGAGACTCTGCCCTCCGGGGTGGTGCGGCCGGGCGACCTGACCGAGGCGGTCTCGCTCGCCGTCGCGGTCCGTGACTCGCTGGACCAGGCGACGGGAGCCTGACCGGGGCTGTCGGCCCTCAGCGGCGTCCACTAGCGTCGGGGCGTCCGCCTACCCCGACCCCTCCGGGAGCGAACAGATGCAAGCCCGCGCCGTCCTGGCGTCCGCCCTCGCCATGGTGCTGACCCTGGCCGGCTGCGCCCAGCCGGACGGCACCCTCGCACCCATCGGCGCGCCGCAGCCGGTGGAGTCGACCGTGCCGCCCACTCCGTCGCCGCGCCCCACCCGCGCCAAGCCGCCGAAGCCCACCCTGCGGCCGCTGCCGGCCAAGCTCCCGGCCGGCCTGCGGCGCAGCACCGGCGTACGCCCGGTGGCCCTGACCTTCGACGACGGGCCCAGCCCGGCCTGGACGCCCAAGGTGCTCAACCAACTGCGGGCGGCCCGGGTGACCGCCACCTTCTGCGTGGTCGGCCGTGAGGTGCAGCGCCACCCGGAGCTGGTCCGGCGCATCGTCCGGGAGGGGCACCAGCTCTGCAACCACAGCTGGCGGCACGACCTTGAGCTGGCTCGCCGGCCGGTTGCCGAGATCCGGGCCGACCTGTCCCGGACGAACAAGGCCATCCAGGCGGCTGTCCCGGGCGCGAAGGTTCGCACCAAGCGGGTCCACTCCGCCGCCCGCCCCGGCGCGGTAGTGCTGCTGCACGACGGCGGCGGCAACCGGGGCGAGACGCTCGCCGCCTGCCCGAACGTGATCGCCGACCTCAAGCGCCGCTTCGGCGTCACCCGACTGCGCTAGACCGGTCCTGACCTGCGGTTACGCGTCGAACTGCGGCTCCGGCCATACCGGTTTTGTCGACCGACCACGCATCACGTATGCTTTCCAAGCCTCCGGCGGGGCCGGATGGGAGCAAGTCCGCTTGAAGTTGCGAATGTGCAATGATGGCGGGGCCGCCCTCATCGTCTAGCGGCCCAGGACGCCGCCCTTTCAAGGCGGTAGCACGGGTTCGAATCCCGTTGGGGGCACGACCGGCGCAAGCCGTAGCAACACAAGCTAGGTCCTGTGGAGCAGTTGGAGTGCTCGCCGCCCTGTCAAGGCGGAGGTCGCGGGTTCAAGTCCCGTCAGGACCGCAGCGCCGACGCCGCGCCCAGCGCGGCGTTCTGCGTATCGGAGCGTGTGACCCTGCCAGCGGCCCATCCGGTTGGCGGGTAGCATGAGCCGAGCGATACGGCCAGGTAGCTCAGTTGGTACGAGCGTCCGACTGAAAATCGGAAGGTCGGCGGTTCGACCCCGCCCCTGGCCACATAGCCTTTCGCCGGGCTACATGAGCGCCGATCAGCGGAAACGCCGGTCGGCGCTCTGCTTTTCGCCCCGGAAGCCCCTCTGTCCGGTCTGACCCTCGTTGACCCCGGAATCCCTCTGCTGGCCACCCCTTGTCGCACGTAGATCGCACGGCCACTCGGCATCCCGGCCTGGGCCGGGAGAGCGTCACCCACCGACCCTGCCTTGCAAAGATCAAGAGTGCTGTCGGCCGGCGTCAGCCACTGCGGCTGATCTGCTCGATCTATCTGCTGCCGCAGCTCCTCATTTGCTTCTGTAGGTTCGCTTGGCTGTACGGACGGCTGTACCGCTCACCCACGGGGGTAGCGGCCACGCTCAGCGCTGCCTAGTGTGCAGCCCATGATCTTGGAATCTTCGCTCGCAGCCGCGTCGTCGGGCTCCGCTCTCGGGGACCTGCTCTCCTCCGTGGCCGTGTGGATCATCGGTTTTCTCGTCCTGTACGGAGTGATTCGGATGGCCGTTCGTCATGGGATCCAAGACGCGGACCGCCGTCGCACCCACGGCCACCTCAGGGACAAGGTCTAATCCGACTCGCAGCTTGGGAATCGCACAAGATCGGCCGCGAGGGCGGGCTGACGCCTGCTCGACGCGGTCCGGCGCGGCCTGGTTTGGCCCCCGATGACACCGCCTTGTGGCCCGTGGATGGCCCGGCCACGAAAAGCGGGCGCGCCGCCCGACCTCTCGTAACCCTCTGTGTCGGAGGAGCGCTTTATGCTGATGGCCATGAGTGGACCGCACGGGAGCGATGCTGAGGTTGTGACTGATGGCTCCGCCGCCAGCTCAGCGGCCCCCGATCCCGGCTGCGGCCGAACCAATGTCCTGGCCGGAAGCGCCACGGCGTCGATCACCACCATGGCCGACAGCCTCAGGCTCATCGGCACCGCGGCGGACTGGACCGCCGGAAGCGCCACGGCCTCGATCACCACCATGGCCGACAGCCTCAGGCTCATCGGCACCGCGGCGGACTGGACCGCCGGAAGCGCCACGGCCTCGATCACCACCATGGCCGACAGCCTCAGGCTCATCGGCACCGCGGCGGACTGGACCGCCGGAAGCGCCACGGCCTCGATCACCACCATGGCCGACAGCCTCAGGCTCATCGGCACCGCGGCGGACTGGACCGCCGGAAGCGCCACGGCCTCGATCACCACCATGGCCGACAGCCTCAGGCTCATCGGCACCGCGGCGGACTGGACCGCCGGAAGCGCCACGGCCTCGATCACCACCATGGCCGACAGCCTCCGACCGGTCACCTCTGTCAGCGGCTTCCTCACCGGCGCCCGGTCTCATCTCCAAACCGCAGGCAACGGCCAAATCGCCGAGGTCTCGGGTTGGGACCTGACTGTGAGGGAGTTGGGCCAGCGGGGGCTTGCTCAAATTTGGGCGCAGGCGGCACTCAGTCTGGCAATGATGTTGACCCAACCGCGCGCGAAGGCCGTCGGCATTCCAACGGCTCTCTACCTCGTCACAGCCTGGTACCTCAGCTTCAAGAGCCAGCATCCTGCCGTGGCGGAGGAGCTGAAGGATCCGTTCTGGGTGATGGTGTCCCTTGTGCTTGGAGGCTGGCTTGCAGTCCCGCGGCTACCCCGCAGCTGACGCACGCCACTCGCGGTCGGGCAGCGAAAGCGGTAGGCGCTGGAGCCTGGGCGGATCTCCTCGTCGGGCAGTCGCCAGACCGTCCAGGCTCCCCGGACGGGGACAAGGTGGAGCGCCCTACTGGACGAACGACCTTGGCCCCGTCCGGGGAGCCTGGTAGCCCTTGTGGTGCCCGGCGAGGTGATCTGCGGCGGCATCTCTGAGGAGGGCCGGGGTTCGGGGCGGAGCCCCGAGGTCTTCGTGGTCCAGGTCGTCCTCAAGTGTGGCCGGCCGGCCCGGCCGATGCCGGCCGCAGGTCGCCAGCAGGCCGGGGCCGGGCCGGCGCGGCCCGCTTGCGGGCCGCCTTGACACGTACGCGGGCAAAGATCGGCTGTTTGTCAGCCGCGATGGAACGCCGCTGCGGGGCAACACCTTGTATCAGGCGTTCGTCCGGGCACGGAAGAAGGTCGGCCTTGATGATCTGACTTTCCACGACCTGCGGCACACCGGCCAGACCCTCGCCGCACAGACCGGCGCGACCCTGGCCGACCTGATGAAGCGACTCGGGCACTCGTCCATGGCGGCGGCCCGGCGGTACCTGCACGCCGTCGACGGCCGTGACCGCGAGATCGCTAAAGCCCTCTCGGAACTCGCGGCGCACGGTGATGTCGCACGGCTACCCCGGCACATCACCATGCGCAGCTAGCGACGGAGCAGCGAAAACGCGCCCGCCGCCGTCAGCAGCAACAGCAGTGACACCGCGAACAGAGTGCGTCCAAGAGGAAGAGGCATGGAGATGAAGAACGGTGCCTGGACGATCAACAGACTCACGCCGATCGTGGCCTGGGCGATGCCCACCTGCACGGGCTCGGACCGCTCGTCCAACTTCACGCGTGCAAGCCGAACCCAGGCTGCGGGAAACCGTCGTGACACGGCCACGCGCACCCCGAGTACAACCGCTCCCAGGCTGAGGACCACGACCCCCACCCGCAAGGCGATCGTGACTGGGTCCTCGTCATACAGGCTCATGTGGCCATCATCAGAGGGGCGTCAAGCTCGCAATCGCATGACAGATCGCACGGAGGCCTCCGCGGGCTTCCTGACCTGCGGAAATGTACGTGCCTGAAAATCGGAAGGTCGGCGGTTCGACCCCGCCCCTGGCCACATAGCCTTTCGCCGGGCTACAGAGATCCCCACCAGCGGAAACGTAGGTGGGGATCTTGCTGTATCCGGTCCGGCTGCGCCAATCGCCGATGCCTGCGGATCAGAGCGGCTGGACGATCTGGATCGGGTTGCCATCGGGGTCGGCGGTCCATGCGATCAACAGGCGACCGAGCCATTCGTGGGGTGCCGCCAGGGCCGGAGCCCCACTCGCGGTCACCTCCGCGTACGCGGCAGCCGTGTCATCGGTCCACAGGATCACGGCGGCCCGCTGCCCCTCGGGCACCGGGTCGAGGCCGTGATCATCGCGGCTGGAAGCGACCGAGGCGATCCCGATCTTGTAACCGTCGAGCGCGAGATCGACGTGGATCGGCTCACCCTCGGTCGGCACTCGGAACGTCTCGGTGAACCCGAGACGCGAGTAGAACCTGACGGCGCGCGGAACGTCGGCACTGAAGAGGATGACCTGCGGAGTACGGAACATCGACACGGCTGGAAGCTATCAGCGCAGTGGTGGCCAGTCACCTGGCTGGTGCCGTCAGCCGTCCCGGTGTCCCTGCTGACGGTGCTGTGCCATACCGCCCTGGATCGCCTCCCACACGCTGCGCCCGGCCTGCCGCAGTGTCTCCCCCGCCTGCTCGGCGAGTTGCGCCGCGTTCTGCGCCGCAGCCTGCGCCCCACCCGGCGCACCGCCGCCGTCCCGACCGCCCTCACCATTCCCGGACGGGCCGCGATCGGGGGCCGCCGACCCACCCGCCCGGTCAGGGGCCTGCCGCTCGGTCCCCTGACCCTCCGGCCGCTGCCGCTCGGGCCGCTGCTGCTCGGGCCCCTGCCGCTCTGGTGGGCGGCCTTCCGGTCGGCGTCCCGCCGGACCGGCGGGTTCCGCCCGGTCCGGCTCGCCCTGCCCCGGTCGGCTGGGACCCGGTCGGGGCCGGTCGGCGGCCGCGCCGCCCTGCCGGCCCTGTTGGTCGAGTACGTCGCGGGAGCGCAGCGCCGACCCGGTGACCTCGGCGGCCCCCGCGGCCAACTGCTGCGCGCCGCGGTTGACGTCGTCGATCGCGGTGCCGGCCGTCCGCGAGATGGCCTCGATGATCTGCGGGTTGTTGTCGATCGTGTCGAGCGCCCGGCCGAGAATGGCCACCAACTGCTCCAGCCGCACCCGCAGCTGCGCCTCGGCGTGCACCCCGTTGATGTCCAGCTCGACGCCCTGCAGGTGCACCCGTACGCCGGCGTCGAGCTGGAGCAGGTTGGCCAGCCGGGCCCGCAGGGACAGATCGGCGTCCAGCCCGTCCACGGCCAGCCGGATCGAGTCGACCGAGACTTTCGGAATGTCGAGCAGGACATCCGGATCCCCACCGCCGTCGGCCCGGTCCGGCTCCCGCTGCTGCG
Above is a window of Micromonospora coriariae DNA encoding:
- a CDS encoding serine hydrolase domain-containing protein, yielding MHARFAPVRDCFHDLLTTGRETGASLNVWYDGHPVIDLIGGSRTTAGSSGGADRPAGGDPWRPDTLVNVYSVGKPVAALCLLMLVDRGRVDLDAPVARYWPEFRTPATVRQVLSHTAGLPAFPVPRPATAIADWALLTGDLAAADPEWAPGSVAGEHAWTYGHLVGELVRRMDGRSVGRFLAEEIAGRWLIDLGFGLSEADQRRCADLRYGDPEWPTRMLGEPGSLRARSMDNPPGGRDLAMLNSPLWRGAEVPAVNLHATASGLARLYAGLLAGGVLDGVRLVSPELVAEATRVQYDGPDLVLDRPVQWTLGMQWEPDGSWGMGGIGGSSAWADPERGYTFAYATAQLAEHDRVDELVEALHSCL
- a CDS encoding phytoene/squalene synthase family protein, with translation MDPDLTAAYDRCRELHRRHGRTYYLATRLLPAWKRRHVHALYGFTRYADEIVDRTEDLPPAERAARLDYWASRFMAGLHGASVDDPLLPAVLHTIAVFNLDRNDFASFLKSMAMDLTVTAYPTYDHLLDYMEGSAAVIGTMMLPILGSSDPVAAREPARQLGFAFQLTNFIRDVAEDLDRGRTYLPDEDLAKFGVTNDELVHARARGRGTPRIRELIEYEVTRALAHYAAAAPGITMLAPASQACMRTAYALYGGILDEVAAQGYDVFARRALVPQRRRMAVAARALLTSAGTPVAIPGPKGRAPY
- a CDS encoding polyprenyl synthetase family protein produces the protein MANEAVAGSAIRVAPARPGDGDNPVRAVLAAYTQDLITAVDDTLTTFLTAEVDSLAEIDAAMGEFAASARTAVLAGGKRIRPTFAYWGWRGAVGGGEPLPPVLPALAALELLHTFALVHDDVMDSSTTRRGRPTTHVALAAKHVAAGHRGDPGRFGEAVAVLIGDLCMVWADRLLACASVAPARLFEVRRCYDQMRVETIAGQYLDVLGENDVANWSIDRALRVARYKTASYTVQRPLLYGACLAGVSADDPLAATYTRYGLAVGEAFQLRDDLLGAYGDPAATGKPSGDDLRTGKPTALLMLARQLATPAQLRELDRAGEGRVDRLAELIADTGAVARVERMIAERVGDALAALDATPLDRTARTALTGLATAATNRRA
- the crtI gene encoding phytoene desaturase family protein, yielding MRTVTGRTDRVVVVGAGLGGLACALHLAGSGRQVTVLEREPVPGGRAGRLTADGYEFDTGPTVLTMPELIAEALGAVGEELRDWLDLTPLDPAYRAYYPDGSTLDVLTDTTRMAAEISRVCGPREADGYLRFVDYARELWRLERADFIERNLDAPTDLITGNLLKLLAGGAFRRLQTKINQFFRDPRTQRIFSFQAMYAGLAPHDALAIYAVIAYLDSVAGVYFPRGGIHAVSRAMAGAAEKHGVQIRYDTTVTRVETANGRATGVLTADGELVPADVVVLNPDLPVAYRDLLPAARQRRLTYSPSCVVLHVGSRQGYAKIAHHNIHFGRAWKGTFDEVIRRGELMTDPSLLVTNPSRTDPSVAPPDRHTYYVLAPVPNLDRAPFEWRGDLTRRYGDQLIGTLEERGYVGFGAGVEVLRAITPAEWAEQGMAAGTPFAAAHTLFQTGPFRPSNLHRDLSNVVFVGSGTQPGVGVPMVLISGKLAAGRITGEGR
- the idi gene encoding isopentenyl-diphosphate Delta-isomerase, whose product is MSNREEHLVELVDDAGRARGEITVAAAHQPPGHLHRAFSVLLVDPDGQVLLQRRAAVKTRFPLRWANSCCGHPQPGEPLAEAANRRLREELGTGPVELTEVGVYVYYAEDPATGRVEFEYDHVLRGEFRPAAPLLPDPDEVAELRWADPAALEAELDRDPRSYAPWLGGVVNRLLRPSESTSGAPDPAVTPSGSSADDAAERSGGR
- a CDS encoding MerR family transcriptional regulator, whose protein sequence is MADDALSAGAVARRLGVAVTTLRTWHQRYGLGPSEHIPGHHRRYTPADLARLEIMRRLTAEGVSPAEAARWARQTPDPTPADAVTRSRIRPPARDGGGTIPVGRAGPAARGLARAAMRLDAAAISETIAQALAAGGVVETWDHLLRPVLVGIGDRHAATGGLIEVEHLVSRCVSEAFAASSRAAAAGGPARILLSCADEEQHSLPLEALGAALAEAGLTYRMLGARVPVAALVEAVTRTGPAAVVLWSHTRATADPAQLSALLAAPRRPLLVLAAGPGWLAETLPSGVVRPGDLTEAVSLAVAVRDSLDQATGA
- a CDS encoding polysaccharide deacetylase family protein, with translation MQARAVLASALAMVLTLAGCAQPDGTLAPIGAPQPVESTVPPTPSPRPTRAKPPKPTLRPLPAKLPAGLRRSTGVRPVALTFDDGPSPAWTPKVLNQLRAARVTATFCVVGREVQRHPELVRRIVREGHQLCNHSWRHDLELARRPVAEIRADLSRTNKAIQAAVPGAKVRTKRVHSAARPGAVVLLHDGGGNRGETLAACPNVIADLKRRFGVTRLR
- a CDS encoding tyrosine-type recombinase/integrase; its protein translation is MAGRPGRCRPQVASRPGPGRRGPLAGRLDTYAGKDRLFVSRDGTPLRGNTLYQAFVRARKKVGLDDLTFHDLRHTGQTLAAQTGATLADLMKRLGHSSMAAARRYLHAVDGRDREIAKALSELAAHGDVARLPRHITMRS
- a CDS encoding VOC family protein; protein product: MFRTPQVILFSADVPRAVRFYSRLGFTETFRVPTEGEPIHVDLALDGYKIGIASVASSRDDHGLDPVPEGQRAAVILWTDDTAAAYAEVTASGAPALAAPHEWLGRLLIAWTADPDGNPIQIVQPL